From a region of the Methanolobus tindarius DSM 2278 genome:
- a CDS encoding tRNA uridine(34) 5-carboxymethylaminomethyl modification radical SAM/GNAT enzyme Elp3, with product MTDNDKTNFETACRKILDMVLDGTIKDEKELNNSKKKIAKEFRLSTLPKNADIIISGNDNEQEIVRAVLQRKPVRTISGVAVIAAMTSPAPCPHGICVPCPGGPNSEFHSPQSYMGREPSTMRAIQFEYDPYKIVTNRLTQLKQIGHEVKKAELIVMGGTFSARPIDYQEWYAKRCLEAMNDFYGDSWRQEANPIGKTIPYYTIEDVQKANETAEVKNTGITFETRPDWAKTHHIDKMLELGATKVEIGVQSTYDFILERMKRGHTVAESIEANRILRDSALKVGFHMMPGLPGTDIEMDIRNFKRLFDEPGFRPDYLKIYPTLVTEGTELHRMWKEGKYQAIGDDEATLMLSEIKSFIPKWVRLQRIQRDIPSPQILAGVRKSNIRQLAHEHLEEHGGKCRCIRCREVGHNMLKGNEPDIENIELTVESYECCGGQEHFIAFEDIEKDILIGFLRLRFPARPHREELSGAALVRELHIYGSTVAVGKEAGMNDWQHRGYGRELITHAEELARDAGYNKLAIISGIGVRGYYKKVGYELEKAYMVKSLL from the coding sequence ATGACTGATAACGATAAGACTAATTTTGAAACAGCATGTCGCAAAATACTTGACATGGTGCTGGATGGCACCATTAAAGATGAGAAAGAGCTCAATAATTCCAAGAAAAAAATAGCAAAGGAGTTTCGCCTTTCCACCCTTCCAAAAAATGCTGACATCATTATATCAGGAAATGATAACGAGCAAGAAATTGTCAGGGCTGTTCTTCAGCGCAAACCGGTGCGAACAATTTCAGGCGTTGCAGTAATTGCTGCGATGACATCGCCTGCACCATGTCCTCACGGAATATGCGTTCCATGTCCCGGAGGACCTAATTCTGAATTCCATTCACCACAGAGTTACATGGGAAGGGAACCTTCCACCATGCGAGCCATACAGTTTGAATACGACCCGTATAAAATTGTAACAAACAGATTGACCCAGCTAAAACAGATAGGACATGAGGTAAAAAAAGCCGAACTGATAGTCATGGGAGGTACATTTTCCGCAAGGCCAATAGATTATCAGGAATGGTACGCAAAACGCTGTCTTGAAGCCATGAATGATTTTTATGGAGATTCATGGAGGCAGGAAGCAAATCCAATTGGTAAAACTATTCCATATTACACCATAGAGGACGTGCAGAAAGCAAATGAGACTGCAGAGGTGAAGAACACCGGAATTACCTTTGAGACACGTCCGGACTGGGCTAAAACACACCACATAGACAAGATGCTTGAACTTGGTGCCACCAAAGTAGAGATTGGTGTCCAGAGTACTTATGATTTCATACTTGAGAGAATGAAACGCGGACACACAGTTGCTGAAAGCATTGAAGCTAACAGGATACTTAGGGACAGCGCACTGAAGGTAGGATTCCACATGATGCCAGGACTTCCTGGAACAGACATAGAAATGGACATCAGGAATTTCAAACGACTTTTTGATGAGCCGGGATTCAGACCTGATTACCTGAAAATATATCCGACTCTGGTTACTGAAGGTACTGAACTTCACAGAATGTGGAAAGAAGGAAAATACCAAGCTATTGGAGACGACGAAGCAACACTGATGCTTTCGGAAATTAAATCATTCATCCCTAAATGGGTCAGATTACAACGTATACAAAGAGATATTCCATCACCGCAGATACTTGCAGGTGTAAGGAAAAGTAACATACGACAGCTAGCACACGAACATCTGGAAGAGCATGGAGGTAAGTGCCGCTGTATCAGATGCCGTGAAGTCGGGCATAACATGCTAAAAGGAAATGAACCTGATATTGAGAACATAGAACTAACTGTTGAATCATACGAATGTTGTGGTGGACAGGAACACTTTATTGCCTTTGAAGACATTGAAAAGGACATCCTTATAGGATTTTTAAGATTAAGATTCCCGGCAAGACCACACCGTGAAGAGCTTTCCGGTGCAGCACTTGTAAGAGAACTACACATATACGGATCAACCGTAGCTGTGGGTAAAGAAGCCGGCATGAATGACTGGCAACACAGAGGCTATGGCAGAGAGTTAATTACACATGCAGAAGAGCTTGCAAGAGATGCAGGATACAATAAACTTGCCATAATAAGTGGTATAGGTGTTCGTGGTTACTATAAGAAGGTAGGCTATGAACTTGAAAAAGCATACATGGTAAAAAGCTTGCTGTGA